The DNA region GAATTTTTTAATATTGCTCAATTCCAGGCAAGTGCTGGTAAAGTTGCCACTTTGACTCCTGAACAACTTCAAATATTAATAAAAGGATTTGAGGAAAAGTATGGACTAAATGTACCTTTGTGGAAACAGGTTTGGAATTACCTAAAAGATGCCTTTAGATTTAAATTTGGTCCATCCTTTTCTAATCCTAACGAGCCTATAGAAGTGCAAATAGCAAGAAGATTTCCTGTGACCTTTACCCTTGCAATTCTGGCTATGGCTCTCGCTGTAATTGTGGGAATACCTCTTGGGGTGCTTGCTGCTTTAAGGAGGAATACATGGGTAGATTATATTACCATGTTTTTCTCAATGATAGGAAGTATTATTCCTGCCTATCTTATTGGTGTTATAATGGTTATAATATTTAGTGTTTATTTGAGATTGCTTCCTACCTCAGGTTGGGAAACTCCAAAACAGATGATTATGCCTGTTATTACTGTTGCTTTGGGTCCTATGGCAATAATTGCGAGGTTTACAAGATCAAGTCTTCTTGACGTATTGAATCAGGATTATATAAGGACTGCTTATGCAAAGGGTGGAACAGATAGGGCGGTAATTATGAGACATGCTTTAAGAAATTCACTTTTGCCTGTAGTTACTGTTATTGGTCCTCAACTTGCATTCCTTTTTACAGGAACAGTGTGGATTGAAAACTTATTTAGAGTTCCTGGCCTTGGGCAACTTTTTGTGAATGCTGCTTCTATGAGGGATTATCCTCTCCTTGTAACCTCAACTTTTATTCTTTCTTTGTCAGTTATGTTAATGAATCTTTTAGTGGATATTATCTATGCCTTCTTAGATCCTCGAATTAAATATCAATAACAAATGGGCTTTATGAATATAGAAGGAGGTTTTGCTAAATGGAAGTCGCATTAAAGCAGAAAACAAAGAGGGTAAGTTATTGGTCTGCTGCTTGGAGAAGGTTTAAAAGAAATAAAATGGCTGTTGCAGGATTAATTTATATTATAATAATCACCATAGCAGCCATATTTACTCCCTGGATTGCCCCATACCCTTATGATGAACCTCATTATGCTCATACCTTTGAACCGCCAAGTGCAAGATTTTGGTGGGGTACTGATGATTTAGGTAGGGATATGTTTAGTAGAAACTTATATGCTATGAGAAACGCACTGTTAATAGGATTTGGCTCCCAAATAGTAGTACTAATAATAGGTGTTATAATTGGATCCATAGCTGGATTTCGAGGTGGTGCGGTAGATACATTCCTTATGAGGATTACAGATATCATGTATGCTTTTCCAACATTCCTTTTTAACGTCATATTGGTTACCGTTATGGGAAGAGGACTTTTTACTATTCTTGTAGCGGTGGGTCTTACGGGATGGGCTGGTATGGCAAGGCTTGTTAGAGGAATGGTTATGTATCTTAAACATGCTGATTTTGTGGAAGCAGCAAGAGCTCTTGGGGCAAAAGACAGTTATATTATCAGAAGATACATTTTACCTAATATGTTGGGTCCTATAATTGTTAGCCTTGCCTTTGGAATACCTAATGGAATATGGGTAGAAAGTGGTTTAGCATTAATTGGTATGGGAGTAAGACCACCTATGCCTTCTTGGGGAAATATGATTGGTGCAGGGATAGGATATATTATGGCTTTCCCTCATATGGTTATTTTCCCAGTCTTGACTTTTGCTATTACTCTTCTTGCCTTCACTTATGTAGGGGATGGTTTGAGAGATGCATTTAATCCAAGGAGTGAGGTATAGAGCCATGGCAGAACTATTAAGAGTTAATAATTTAAAAACCTATTTTGATAGATATGATGGTGTGGTTAAAGCTGTGGATGGTGTTAGTTATAAAGTGGATTATGGAGAAACCTTAGCTATTGTGGGGGAAAGTGGTTCTGGTAAGACTCAGTCAGTTCTTTCCCTTCTAAGACTTATTAAGGGAAATGGAAGAATTGTAGATGGAGAAGCCATATTTGAGGGTAAAGATCTATTAAAATTGAGTAAGGAAGAATTAAGACAGATAAGAGGAAAAGATATCTCTATTGTTTTTCAGGATCCAATGACAAGCTTGAATCCTATTATGAGAATTGGTATCCAGATAATGGAGCCTATCTTGTGGCACAAGATTATGTCTGACAAGGAAGCAAGGGAAAGGGCTATAGAGCTTTTAAGGGTCGTAGGAATTCCAGAATACAAAACCAGAGTATGGGATTATCCATTTCAGTTTTCAGGTGGAATGAGACAAAGGGTTATGATTGCAATTGCTCTTGCATGTAATCCAAAGCTTGTTATTGCTGATGAGCCAACAACAGCATTAGATGTTACAGTGAGAGCTCAAATATTGAATTTGTTATCAGACATGAAAGAAGAGTTTAAAACCAGTGTTATATTTATAACCCATGATGTTACCCTTGCAATGAATTTTGCAGATACTATTATGGTAATGTACGCAGGAAAAATTGCCGAGTATGCTCCTATAGATAAATTTATAAGAAATCCACTACATCCATACTCCAATGGCTTAATAAGTTCCACCTTAGATATAAACGCAAAAGAGGGTACTTTAAAGCCCATACCTGGAAACCCACCAAGCTTAGTTAATCCACCATCTGGTTGTAGATTCCATCCTAGGTGTCCATATGCTCAAGATATTTGTAAAGAAGTTGAGCCAGAGTATAGAGAGGTGGAAGATGGACACTATGTAGCTTGTCATCTTGTGAAGGGAGGAAAATTCAATGCCTGAATTATTGGTAGTTAAAAACTTAAAAAAATATTTTCCTGTAAGAAGAAAGTTTTTAAAGGCTGTAGATAATGTGTCTTTTTCTTTGGAACAAGGAGAAACTTTGGGCCTTGTGGGAGAGAGTGGATCTGGCAAGTCTACCCTTGGAAGAAGTATATTAAGACTTATAGAACCTGATGATGGAGAGATAATATTTGATGGGGTAGATATAAGGAAACTTCGTGGAGAAGAATTAAGACAGAGAAGAAGATTTATGCAAATTATATTCCAGGATCCTCTTGCATCTTTAAATCCCATGATGACTATTGGGCAGAATATTGAGGATCCTTTAATAATCCATAACATAGGTACAAAAGAAGAAAGAAGAAGAGCTGTGGAGGAGCTTCTTGAAATAGTAGGTCTTGGAAGAGAGGTTATAGATGCCTTTCCTCATGAGTTTTCTGGGGGACAACAACAAAGGGTAGGAATAGCAAGGGCTCTTGCATTAAATCCTAAATTCATTGTGGCAGATGAGCCTGTTTCGTCCTTAGACGTGTCAATTCAGGCACAGATTGTCTCTCTCCTTTACGAGCTTAAGAGAAGATTTAAGATATCTTACCTATTTATATCCCACGACTTAGCTGTAGTAAGATATCTCTCTGATAAAGTTGCTGTTATGTACTTAGGAGCAATAGTAGAGATGGCTCCTAAGGAAGAGTTATACCAAAACCCATTGCACCCTTATACCAGAGCACTACTCGCTTCGGTACCTAAAATGCCAAGGGATGGGGAAAGACAAAAGAGATTCCCTGCTCTTAAAGGTGAGATACCATCCCCAATCGATCTTCCTCCTGGGTGTAGATTCCAGAGTAGATGTGAATATGTGATGGATGTATGTAGAAAACAAGAACCTGCTTTTAGGGAGGTATCTCCCGGACATTTTGTGGCTTGTCATTTGGTTTAAAAAATGCCTTTGGGGTGAGAGGGGAAAAGTAATTTAAAGGAGGAAAGAGGGAATGAGGAGGATTTTGTGGATAATTTTGTTAACTTTATTTATTTTTAACATCAATGGATATACTCAAGAGAAACTTCCTATTAGAAGAGGAGTAAATCTAACAGGGCTTGAGGCTCCTTTTGAAGGGTCCTGGGGGGTTTATGTAAAGGATGAATATTTTGAATTAGTGAAAAAGGCAGGTTTTGATCATATAAGGGTTCCTATAAGGTGGAATGGGCATGCCGCTTATGAACCTCCTTATACTATTAGAGATTATCTTTTTGAGAGGGTAGACCATATAATAGAAATGGCATTTAAAAATAAATTATATATAATAATTAACATTCATAATTATGAAGAGCTAATGCAAAATCCAGAAAAGCATAAAGAGAGGTTTCTTGCTCTATGGAGACAAATAGCAGAACACTATAAAAATTATCCTGATACCTTGTGGTTTGAGCTTCTAAATGAACCAAATACTAATCTTACTCCTCAACTTTGGAATGAGTATTTAGCTGAGGCAGTAAAGGTTATAAGAGAGACTAATCCTACAAGGAAAATTGTGATAGATACTGCTAATTGGGCAAACTATAATACTATATCTTTTTTGAAGCTTCCTCAAGATAGAAATTTAATAGTAAGTTTTCATTATTATAATCCCTTTAATTTTACCCATCAGGGTGCAGATTGGGTTCAACCTCAACTTCCTGTAGGAGTAAAATGGACCGGTTCTGACCAAGAGAAAAAAGCTATTGAGAGAGAACTTGATTTTACTTTGGAGTGGGCAAAGAGAAATGGTAATGTTCTCCTTTACATGGGGGAGTTTGGAGCATATTCAAAGGCAGATATGGAGTCAAGGGTAAGGTGGACAGATTTTGTAGCAAGATCTGCAGAAAAAAGAGGTATTGCTTGGTCATATTGGGATTTTGCCTCGGCAGGCTTTGGAGTTTATGATGGGTTAAATAAGATGTGGAGGATCGAACTCCTCAAAGCATTGATTCCTGAAACAAAAATAAAATAGATAGGAGTGGGGAGAGAATGAACAATCTTCCTATTAAGAGAGGAATTAATTTTGGGGATGCTTTAGAAGCTCCTTATGAGGGGGCTTGGAGTGGTTATATAATTAAGGATGAATATTTTAAAATTGTTAAAGATGCAGGTTTTGAT from Dictyoglomus turgidum DSM 6724 includes:
- a CDS encoding ABC transporter permease, which gives rise to MGLLKYILRRLFTIFVSIVVVIIITYVLMWLAPGEFFNIAQFQASAGKVATLTPEQLQILIKGFEEKYGLNVPLWKQVWNYLKDAFRFKFGPSFSNPNEPIEVQIARRFPVTFTLAILAMALAVIVGIPLGVLAALRRNTWVDYITMFFSMIGSIIPAYLIGVIMVIIFSVYLRLLPTSGWETPKQMIMPVITVALGPMAIIARFTRSSLLDVLNQDYIRTAYAKGGTDRAVIMRHALRNSLLPVVTVIGPQLAFLFTGTVWIENLFRVPGLGQLFVNAASMRDYPLLVTSTFILSLSVMLMNLLVDIIYAFLDPRIKYQ
- a CDS encoding ABC transporter permease; translation: MEVALKQKTKRVSYWSAAWRRFKRNKMAVAGLIYIIIITIAAIFTPWIAPYPYDEPHYAHTFEPPSARFWWGTDDLGRDMFSRNLYAMRNALLIGFGSQIVVLIIGVIIGSIAGFRGGAVDTFLMRITDIMYAFPTFLFNVILVTVMGRGLFTILVAVGLTGWAGMARLVRGMVMYLKHADFVEAARALGAKDSYIIRRYILPNMLGPIIVSLAFGIPNGIWVESGLALIGMGVRPPMPSWGNMIGAGIGYIMAFPHMVIFPVLTFAITLLAFTYVGDGLRDAFNPRSEV
- a CDS encoding ABC transporter ATP-binding protein; translation: MAELLRVNNLKTYFDRYDGVVKAVDGVSYKVDYGETLAIVGESGSGKTQSVLSLLRLIKGNGRIVDGEAIFEGKDLLKLSKEELRQIRGKDISIVFQDPMTSLNPIMRIGIQIMEPILWHKIMSDKEARERAIELLRVVGIPEYKTRVWDYPFQFSGGMRQRVMIAIALACNPKLVIADEPTTALDVTVRAQILNLLSDMKEEFKTSVIFITHDVTLAMNFADTIMVMYAGKIAEYAPIDKFIRNPLHPYSNGLISSTLDINAKEGTLKPIPGNPPSLVNPPSGCRFHPRCPYAQDICKEVEPEYREVEDGHYVACHLVKGGKFNA
- a CDS encoding ABC transporter ATP-binding protein; this translates as MPELLVVKNLKKYFPVRRKFLKAVDNVSFSLEQGETLGLVGESGSGKSTLGRSILRLIEPDDGEIIFDGVDIRKLRGEELRQRRRFMQIIFQDPLASLNPMMTIGQNIEDPLIIHNIGTKEERRRAVEELLEIVGLGREVIDAFPHEFSGGQQQRVGIARALALNPKFIVADEPVSSLDVSIQAQIVSLLYELKRRFKISYLFISHDLAVVRYLSDKVAVMYLGAIVEMAPKEELYQNPLHPYTRALLASVPKMPRDGERQKRFPALKGEIPSPIDLPPGCRFQSRCEYVMDVCRKQEPAFREVSPGHFVACHLV
- a CDS encoding glycoside hydrolase family 5 protein; its protein translation is MRRILWIILLTLFIFNINGYTQEKLPIRRGVNLTGLEAPFEGSWGVYVKDEYFELVKKAGFDHIRVPIRWNGHAAYEPPYTIRDYLFERVDHIIEMAFKNKLYIIINIHNYEELMQNPEKHKERFLALWRQIAEHYKNYPDTLWFELLNEPNTNLTPQLWNEYLAEAVKVIRETNPTRKIVIDTANWANYNTISFLKLPQDRNLIVSFHYYNPFNFTHQGADWVQPQLPVGVKWTGSDQEKKAIERELDFTLEWAKRNGNVLLYMGEFGAYSKADMESRVRWTDFVARSAEKRGIAWSYWDFASAGFGVYDGLNKMWRIELLKALIPETKIK